The DNA segment GTGGCgctttcttttcaaaagaaatcTTGCAAATGAGCTTATAATTTTAGACCCAGCAGCCTGGAATGACCCTGAGATTGACCTCAAAGCATCTTCCCCCATCTTCCCTACAGTGCAGGGCAGTCAGCTCCTTTGGACGGAGTCTAATTTGGTTAATGACCATGGTGCCATTGTCCACACCTTCCAGTTTGTTCCTTTTTTGGCATGACTGCACTCTTTAGAGATCCGTTACCCAGTGCTCACTAGAAACTGGCGATAAGGAGCCAGATTCTTCCCAGAGACCAGTTCCAAAGGCTTCCTTCCCCGCGATCAGATATAGGTAACCAGTTTTCTGTATTAGTTACCTATTCATCACTGTGGCTTAAGTACCTGACGAAATGACTTAAAGTGAGAAAAGCTTATTCTGGTCCCTGGCTTCAGAGACTCTAGTCCACGGTTCCTTGGCTCCAACTAGTTGGGCCATCACAGTGGCAGAAAGGTGTGGCATAAGCTGAGGAAATTGTAAATTCTTCACTTATTAGGAGACAGAAAGcacagagaggaagacaggaagaggtCAGGGCAAGAGAATGCCCCAAgacaagctggagagatggctcacaagtTAAGAGCTCTTGACgcttctttcagaggacctatgTTCAGTGCCTGACTCTCAGATGGAgactcacaactgtaactccagttccaggggatccgatgccctctcctagaccctgtgggcaccaggcatgcatacagTATATAGACACGGCACATAgatatacatgtaagcaaaaacactcatacacataaaataaagttaacatttatctttttttaaaaaaggaaaagatgggctggagagatggctcagtggttaagggcaccgactgctctttcagaggtcctgagttcaatttccacatggtggcttacaaccatctataatgggatctgatgccctcttctggtgtgtctgaagacagtgacagtgtactcatatacaaaaaaataaattaatcttttttttttaaaaaaaagaaaagatatccCCTAATAACCCTCCCCAGTAACTTCCTTCCTCCAATGAGGTCTCGACCCCCAACATTGCCAGAGGCTTTTGAAATTGGATTCTGTGAcctgggcagtggtgacacatgccttttaaccccaacactcaggaggcagaggcaggcagatctctgagttcaaggccagcctggtcgacagaatgagttccaggacagccagggctacccaaagAAACcccagtcttgaaaaaccaaaaaccaaaacaaacaaaaagtcatgAGCGCATAAGTCAGGTGTAGTGGTTCATGTCTCTAATACCAGCCTGGGGGCTGAAGGTGGTGGCTCAAGGCTATAGGCTACATAACGAACTCTAGAGCAGCTCCAATCTTCTCATGTAAATAAGGTCAGTTATTCCTACTCGTGTGGCTAATGCGAGGTCCGACTAGGCAAAGAAAGTAAGTGTACCATAAATAATATTGTCATTAAGATATaatcctgctgtgtgtgtgtgtacatatatatcaaTAAGATGTATACCTGTTTTTGCTTACATGAAGGAGAATGACAGATGAAAAGGGACATCCAGAACTGAAGTGGTGAGGGACACCACCAAATGAAACATCACGTCAGAGATTAAACAGTTGTGAGAATTCAGCGAAGGAAGGAATAAGAAAGCCCAACAGTACAAGGGAACCCTAGAGCTAGCCCAGAGAAGCAAGACCTCAGGCAGGAGGAAAGGAAGACAACAGGAACCAGGAATGACTGCAAGAGAATGTTCAGGGGGTCCTCTCAAGACTCTGGGTATGCAAAGCTAGAAGGAGACAGTGCCTTCCAGCTGAAACAGTGTTATTCAGGAATGATCCAGGCACTTCTCAACATTCTTAAAGGAAAGACCTTTGGACTTTGCCCAAAACAGTGACATCGTCTCCTGGGCCAGACAAACTGATTTGGccaaaccaaaggaagaaaatgatcCTGACCTCATCATGCCATCTTGCAAGTCAAATGAAGATGGCTGATTGGAGGGAACGAGCCAGTGAGGGACACCATGAGGTCAGGGCAGtctggagacctgggatgggaCCAAGGAACTCACCTTCCTCATTGTCTGAGCTGAGGCAGCTTTTAGATATGCAGATGTACAGGAGTCCTGTGGACATACTGTGGATGGAGGTGTAGACTCTCTTGGTGATGTTTTGGGGGTAGCGCTGATGGAAACGACTCTTAGAAGGATACAACCATTTCTTGGAGAAGACcatgagcaggagcaggaggaaggcCAGCAGGCTGAACTCGGAGGCCACCACCTGGGCCATCCAGCGGGAGCTGTGTGCCAATTTCCATTGAAGGGGCAATAGGGAGTGGCGACGATGCTCTGTGAGTGGCCGCCTGCTCCTGCTGGGAGAAGGGACAGAAGTCCTCCCCGAGTCCTCTCTGCTCTGCCCAGCTCACCCTTCCTCCACCCTGCCTTCACCcgtccccttcccctcccacactCACCTGGTCTTTATCGTCTCAGATTCTTCCACAGTCAAGTCAGATTCCATCACAGGCCTAGAGTCTGAGCAAGAATGGGGGGACCTCTTTTCAGGCACCTGAGCTCCAGATCCAAGAGAAGGTCCCTCCCCATCCCGCTGAGCAGACCCTAACTGCCATGGAATATTGCTGTGGTGcagggagatgggggatgggCCGTGGACTCAGCTCCAACCCTTCTCAAAATTCTATTCTCTGGCTCCAGCCCCTAATGTGGATCAGACGTCTCCTGCTGGCTGCTACTCCCCCTTTACTCAAGGTGATGATCTCTGAGAGACCCCCTTTCTCTTAACCCCAAATGCTCACTGACAGGGAAGAGAAGATGTGCCCCTAGGAAAGAGCCAAATTCCTTACATCTCTCGTCTTATGCTTCCCCCAAACATACATCAACCTTCCTACTGCTTCGCCAGCTTCTCCACTCGTCTCCGTTCCAGTCAACAGTGGTCAGTCTCCTCACTCCGCTTCTCTTAACTCTCCCTTTCTTTCAACAGGTACCTCTtacgtagctcaggctgaccttgaactcactatgtagttcagggCGACTAAAtcgaaaagcaagcaagcaagcaagcaagcagataGGAGAGGACATAACTGTTCCTAGgtgtggtggaggagaaagtttattgcaGGTGGGCGGAAGAGCACAGCCAGAGGTGAAGGGTGGAACCAGGTACAGCAGCCAGGAGGTCCAAAAGGGAAAGGATAACCAAAATGGCTGATTATATTATATAGAGAAGGGCATCTGTGGGAAATGCGGCCCAGACCTTGGGCTGCAGAGTTTAGGCTAGTGACAGTGTGCCAGCCAGGAGGACCCtgagactgagggatgctgggagaacttggTGGTGCATCAGCTTTGATGTGTTAAATAGGGACCTCAGCCTTTGTCCCAGGTTTGAGACCTAACTATGACCTCAGGTTTTACAGGAGAGGCACCATCCTTGGCCTTTGAACTTTTCTTCTTCTCATCTTTTCCTCTCAGTACCTAAGAGGGTAGGCACAGAATGAAGACAGACCTGGGGGGTGCCACACATACTGAATTTTGAAGCCTCTCTTAAAAAGGGGGGTTCtgatgatcaaactcaggttgatAGGTTCAACAATAGCTTTTACCTTCTGAGCTGTCTCTTGGCccctctgtgtgtttgtttaagAGAGGTCTCAGCTGCGTAGCCCTGgcttttctggaactcactatgtagaccaggttggctttaaattcacaaagattcacctgtttctgcctccccagtgctaggatcaaaggtgtgcgtcACCACCACCAGGCTtctgctttgtatttttaaaacatttagggctggagagatggttcagtggttaagagcactgactgctcttccagaggtcctgagttcaattcccagcaaccacatggtggctcacaaccatctgtaatgggatctgatgccctctcctggtgtgtctgaagagagcgacagtgtactcatatacatgaaataaatcttaaaaaaaaaacaaaacaaaacaaaactaacattTAATGTACTGCTCTTTTGGGGGAGAGGATCTGATGTGTCGTCACTGTATTGCAACTTGCTCTTGAAACTTCCACAGCATTAACTGGTTCTTCATGGAGTAGTTGCGTGGAGTAGCTGCAGAGGTTCAAGAAACAGGCCTTCTGAGGAGTGTGCAAGCTCCTCCTGGATGTTTAGAAAATAttcacaaggggttggggatttagctcagtggtagagcgcttgcctagcaagcacaaggccctgggttcggtcctcagctccgaaaaaaaaaaagaaaaaaaataaaatattcacaatgtTTATCTCCTTAAGATTAGAGGTATCTGGTTTTGCTTCTGTTGCcatctttttttctctgtctgtgtgcAGTTACACTCTTGGActtcttccttctttgtctgtttCTGCCACTGACTCCGGTACCCACATGTGGCTCCCTGGGTTCCAAGCGACACCGTTCTGCACGCTCCTGATCCAGCCACACAGCTTCACTGTGCCTTAGCCCATTCATCTGGAAAGCAGACAGACAGTAAGACTCTCCCAGGGATGGTATTCGACTACTGAGTGGGATAACGAACAAGGCCCTCGTTGGTTCTCAATGTGTGGTATTGTTTCTGTTGTCGCTGAACGGTTGAAGTCTCAccagagaacagagaaaaggcAAAAGCGCAAAGGCTAATACCTGTCTGACACCCTGCGTATTTAGTTTGCTGCATTAGAGTTCAAGGGTTAACTTTAAATCTCCTGGTTAAATGAGCAGGCAGATGCCACGAATGATCAGAATTGGGGGCTCAAATCATCTCGCTCTGACTCCTCCACTTCCCTGAGTAGCTTGTTGCTTCTCTGCATTCCAGGACTCTTGTGCATCTGGTGAGAGCCACAGTCCTGACACCCAAGCTGTTTCTCTACCACCCACAGCCTGTGCAGTGGGAAGCTCTATTACCAGAGCAAGCATTCAGTACCCCTGTGGGGATAAGCGCTGTCCTCGAAACAATCAGCCAATCCCAATCCTCCAATCTGAGGCTGAACCCTGAAACTGGCAACTGGGACAACCCTGATTTAGAAGGCTCTCCCTGCAGAGCCAGAGATTGACAGGGTTGTGTTTCCTTTCTCAGATCTTCTTTGGGTCTTTTTTGAGTTTCCAACCATTTCTAATAACAAGCAGGTCTCATAGCAACACACGAAAGACTCTTAGAAATGTCACGTTTCAGGTTGGAGAAATGGTTCACCAGTTAagacctcttccagaggtcctgagttcaattcccagcaaccacatggtggctcacaaccatctgtaatgagatctgatgccctcttctggtgtgtctgaagacagctacagtgtatttatatataataaatacatatttaaaaagacaaaggaggggctggagagatggctcagcggttaagagcacccgactgctcttccagaggtcctgagttcaattcccagcaaccacatggtggctcacaaccatctgtaaagagatcccattccctcttccggtgtatctgaagacagctacagtgtacttatagataataaatgaataaataaaaaaaaaagaaaaaaaagacaaaggaggCTGAAAAATTATCAGTCTAACAGACAGAGGGggtaacttaaaatattttagaattactTTTCAAAAGATAACTGAAATTAGTTTAAGCCAAGATTACACCtgtcatcccaacacttgggaaatgAAGCCAGGGCACCAAGAGTTCAAGATGATCCCAGAGTATGTAATGAGTTTGAGGCTTTCCAAAGttacaggagaccttgtctcaaaagctaagaaaaaaaatccaggtgtGTTTCTACCcatctttcatcccagcactcaggaggaagaggagggtggatctctgtgaattggaggacaccctggtctacagactgaagtggggagttgggggttggaggtagggaagaaagaaagaggacagTTCAAGAAAGGAAGTGTAATCCTAGAGGCTTCCAGCTCAGCAGTGGAATATTTATGTAGCCACAATACATAAGGTAAACACTGCCCGGTGGATTTCCACTCTCAGCGTCAACAGACAGACAAAGCTCGGAAGACACACTAAAGACAATGCAGTAAAACACAGCAGCCTTCACCTTACCCAAGGAAAACATCTGAAAGAGTAGACGAGGAGATCGTAAAGGAAGGGTGGCACTTCTGGGGGTCGCAAATAAATTCCCTATATTTCTCAACCCCTGACTGGAATAAGTAACAGAGCCTATAACAAGGGCTGGAAAAGTTTCCTGTAAAAGCCCAGATAATGAATACATTGGCCTTTtatgggctggagaagtggctcagtggttaaagctcTTACTATCCctgcagaagatccaggttcagttcccagcacccacacgatgACTTGCAATCATCtgtcaggggatctgatgctgcgTCTGCCGTCCGCAGCTACCATCTGCAGCTGGCACATGGACTATATGTGGGTTTGTGCTCCGGCACgaacatacacataattaaaatataaatacatattcttAGGCTTTTCAAATTGGCCTCTACTACTACCCAACTTAGCTAGTATAGTCTGGAGGTCATCACAGACAGCAGTTCCAATACATAGAACTTTGTTTTATAGCCCGGGGCTATACCTTGTCCTTCCCAATCCCTTATGTCACCTACAGCTACCAGTGGGATTAGGCGCCAGTTGTCCTGGTTGTCTCGGGTTTGATAGCCCTTCCCTGTCTCTCACTTCCTTACATCTTTCTAAGTGTGTCATGGGTTTATCTTCCCAGCACTTCTGGGGTCTACTTCTGGGGGAACCCAAATAATAATGATCAATGGGAATTGTTATTATCAgcactggttttgttgttttgttttaagaagaaacagagagacataaAGAGGCCGAGGAATTTACTCAGGGCACAAGTGGTGGAGTCCGTATCTGAATCCAGGAGGTTCAGTTTGAAAGCTctctatatattaaaaaataccCTAGTAGGAGATCAACAGATGGGGGTTGGGTGGAGACAGTGGCCAGAGGAGTAGGATGGCCCAAGGATGAGAGAAACCCTGGAGAGTAATAACTATTACTAAGTAGCCAAGTTGGGTAGCCCACTGTTCTCACCAGAGCATCCGTGGTGAGAATGATTATTGCACATAAAGGCAGATAGGAAGTTAGGCAGTTTTCTAGAATAGTCTCATGACCTGAACATAGCAGAGACCCAGTGCAAGTCCACCAGATCCTAAAGGACCCGTGGATGTGCCGGTCGAACCTAGGAGACACCTGGGCAGGAGCAGCGTTCTAGTAAGCAGGAATAGGAAGCTATTTTCTGCTTTACACAGTAATCTTAGTGGATGAAGGTTCTAATTCAAAAGTTAAGGTGAATTATAAGAGCTAAGTGTTAAGGGTGTGAGATGGGCagcctgagtttgacccccagaaTCTACTTAGAGGTGAgagcagagaactgactccacaaagttgtcccaCAACTTCCACACAGTACCCCCTCCAGTAACAgtacataaaatttatttatttatttatttatttttggttctttttttcggagctggggaccgaacccagggccttgcgcttcctaggtaagcgctctaccactgagctaaatccccagccccataaaatttatttttaaagatgaattatgccaggtggtggtggtgacacaagcctttactcccagcactcgtgaggcagaggcagaggcaggtggatatctgagttcaaggccacccaggtttataaagtgagttccaggacaaccagggttagagaaaccctgtcttcaaacaccaacaaacaaaaagatgaatTATGAGAAATGAGGCTTGTGTAATTTGTTTCACAAGTAAGTTTGTTATTTGAGTTTCATCAGCAAAATGGGCAGGCGAGATGGCTGCGGGGTTaaaagtacttgttgctcttgcagaggacccaggttcaaatcccagcacccacatggttcaTAACCACcgataacttcagttccagaggatctgatgtcctcttttgccTTCCATGGGCACTATTTCTACATGAGGTATGCAtataaacatgcaggcaaaatacataaaagaatacatataaaagaaataaatctaaaaagaaaagatttttccagggttggtgatttagctcagtggtagagcgcttgcctagcaagtgcaaggccctgggtttggtcctcagctccgaaaaaaaaaaagaaaataaaagaaaagatttttcttaaaacaaattcTGCAAACATGAAGAAGTTTCTCATTTAGAGCACAAAGACAGAGGCGGACTGGCCCAGAGGAGGCGTTTGTGTCTTTGAAC comes from the Rattus norvegicus strain BN/NHsdMcwi chromosome 10, GRCr8, whole genome shotgun sequence genome and includes:
- the Odf4 gene encoding outer dense fiber protein 4 isoform X5, with protein sequence MESDLTVEESETIKTSRSRRPLTEHRRHSLLPLQWKLAHSSRWMAQVVASEFSLLAFLLLLLMVFSKKWLYPSKSRFHQRYPQNITKRVYTSIHSMSTGLLYICISKSCLSSDNEEGLGFVLTVWLHLPYLPCLQRMPFFGLIGIILSFCEVTLIFLTLLLFPVNLWIYELKKNISVPIGWSYFIGWLVLILYLTCDLQKPGGHPGSYSG